In Gossypium arboreum isolate Shixiya-1 chromosome 5, ASM2569848v2, whole genome shotgun sequence, a single genomic region encodes these proteins:
- the LOC108487323 gene encoding uncharacterized protein LOC108487323, which translates to MVSASEIATKLNLASHPEGGFFSETFRDSSVMLSISQLPPQYKVDRPVSTSIYFLLPAGSVSHLHRIPCAETWHFYLGEPLTVLELDEKDGQVKLTCLGPDLLNNQKVQYTVPPNVWFGAFPTKDFNISTDGAVTKNDPRDAESHYSLVGCTCAPAFQFQDFELAKRSELVTRFPKHEHLISLLTYPD; encoded by the exons ATGGTTTCTGCATCAGAGATTGCAACAAAGTTGAATCTGGCTTCCCACCCTGAAGGTGGCTTCTTTTCTGAAACTTTTAGGGATAGTTCTGTTATGCTCTCCATATCTCAACTTCCTCCTCAAT ACAAAGTTGATCGTCCCGTTAGCACATCTATTTACTTCTTGTTACCGGCTGGGAGCGTGTCTCACCTTCACCGTATACCCTGTGCTGAGACCTGGCATTTTTATTTGGGAGAACCTCTTACG GTCTTGGAGTTGGATGAGAAAGATGGGCAAGTAAAACTAACATGTCTTGGACCTGATTTGTTGAATAATCAGAAGGTGCAGTACACAGTGCCTCCAAATGTTTGGTTTGGTGCATTTCCAACAAAAGATTTCAACATTTCGACTGATGGGGCAGTGACAAAAAATGATCCAAGGGATGCTGAGAGCCATTATTCACTTGTAGGATGCACCTGTGCACCTGCTTTCCAGTTCCAAGACTTCGAGCTGGCAAAACGATCCGAGCTTGTAACTCGCTTCCCCAAACATGAGCATCTCATTTCTTTACTCACTTATCCTGATTGA
- the LOC108488739 gene encoding pollen receptor-like kinase 3, giving the protein MTAVRFFLFFSLLITISFPSLCFSQSDVDTLIKLKQSFLQGDLNSWIPAPGSSPCLQKWVGVICSGESIVGLHLTNLHLSGTVDVLPLLQLRDLRSISLMSNSFTGPIPDFNKLGALKSLYLSRNQFSGDIPSGYFSSMRSLKKVWLNENQFTGRIPESLMQLPHLLELHLDGNQFDGTIPPLKTSNVLRSLNLTRNNLQGRIPESFYNFSAASFEENVGLCGKPLPKDCQGAPPPVPSPSSKFLKENRIHGKAMLAATTLFIVLCFVVASMVSTQRRKKEELSIPRGRRRDELLPTHLPPESFHRLSVDSSGRGRSGSKRDSTASQPTIKNAMADLVMVNDEKGKLGLQDLMKAAAEVLGSSGVLGSAYKAVLSNGLAVVVKRMRGINRLDKDEFDAEMRRFGKLKHPNVLTPLAYHFRREEKLIVSEHMPKGSLSYVLHGTRDVVHANLNWPTRLKIIKGIARGLSYIHTEYATYEVPHGNLKSSNVLLSNNYDPLLNDYAFEPLINVTNVAQALFAYKSPEYLQYRQVSPKSDIYCLGIIIMEIMTGKFPSQYLSHGEGGIDIVQWVQLSILQNQAEELIDPEIANNAGSVDQKLQVLKIGAACAESNPHKRLDMNEIINRIEEVS; this is encoded by the coding sequence ATGACCGCTGTTCgcttcttccttttcttctccCTTCTAATTACCATTTCTTTTCCCTCTCTTTGTTTCTCTCAATCTGATGTTGAcactttgattaagctcaagCAATCTTTCCTACAAGGTGATTTGAATAGTTGGATTCCGGCACCTGGTTCCTCTCCTTGCTTGCAAAAATGGGTCGGCGTCATCTGTTCCGGGGAGTCCATTGTTGGCCTCCATTTAACAAATTTACACCTTTCCGGAACCGTCGACGTTCTACCTTTGCTTCAACTTCGTGACTTGAGATCCATTAGCTTAATGAGTAACTCTTTTACGGGTCCAATCCCGGACTTCAATAAACTCGGCGCTTTAAAATCTTTATACTTATCTCGTAATCAGTTTAGCGGTGATATACCAAGTGGTTATTTTTCATCTATGAGATCTTTGAAGAAAGTTTGGTTGAATGAAAACCAATTCACCGGCCGTATCCCCGAGTCTTTAATGCAATTACCCCATCTCTTAGAACTCCACTTAGATGGTAATCAGTTTGACGGAACAATCCCACCATTGAAAACTTCGAATGTTCTTAGATCCCTTAACCTAACTCGTAATAACTTACAAGGTCGAATCCCAGAAAGTTTCTATAATTTCAGTGCCGCTTCATTTGAAGAAAACGTAGGACTTTGCGGGAAACCGCTGCCGAAAGATTGTCAAGGAGCTCCGCCGCCAGTTCCAAGTCCGTCAAGCAAATTCCTAAAGGAAAACCGAATCCATGGCAAGGCAATGCTTGCTGCCACGACCCTATTTATTGTACTGTGTTTCGTGGTAGCTTCCATGGTTTCCACACAGCGTAGGAAGAAAGAAGAATTAAGCATTCCAAGGGGACGTCGAAGGGACGAGCTGCTGCCAACCCATTTACCACCGGAATCCTTCCACCGGTTGTCTGTCGATTCAAGCGGGAGGGGCAGATCTGGGTCAAAGAGAGACTCGACGGCGTCGCAGCCGACAATCAAGAATGCGATGGCTGACTTGGTAATGGTGAATGATGAGAAAGGTAAGTTGGGGTTGCAGGATTTGATGAAGGCAGCCGCGGAGGTGCTAGGAAGTAGTGGCGTATTGGGCTCTGCGTACAAGGCTGTACTGTCGAATGGATTGGCCGTGGTGGTGAAGAGAATGAGAGGGATCAATAGGCTGGATAAAGATGAGTTCGATGCTGAAATGAGACGATTCGGGAAATTGAAACACCCTAATGTTTTGACGCCATTAGCCTACCATTTTAGGAGAGAGGAGAAGCTTATTGTTTCAGAACACATGCCCAAGGGCAGTTTATCATACGTCTTGCACGGTACTCGAGACGTGGTTCATGCTAATTTGAATTGGCCGACTCGTTTGAAGATCATCAAAGGGATCGCTCGAGGACTCAGTTACATTCATACAGAGTATGCAACATACGAGGTCCCCCATGGAAACCTCAAATCCAGCAATGTTCTTTTATCTAATAATTACGATCCATTACTAAACGACTATGCCTTTGAACCATTGATAAATGTCACCAATGTCGCCCAAGCATTATTTGCTTACAAATCCCCTGAATATCTCCAGTACCGACAAGTCTCCCCCAAATCAGATATTTATTGTCTAGGAATTATCATCATGGAAATCATGACAGGCAAATTTCCTTCACAATATCTAAGCCATGGCGAAGGTGGGATCGATATCGTGCAATGGGTACAACTATCAATATTACAGAACCAAGCTGAAGAATTGATTGATCCTGAGATAGCGAACAATGCAGGTTCAGTTGATCAAAAGCTTCAAGTCCTTAAAATCGGAGCTGCTTGCGCTGAAAGTAACCCTCATAAACGATTAGACATGAACGAAATCATTAATAGGATAGAAGAGGTAAGTTAA
- the LOC108486995 gene encoding probable polygalacturonase: MVETLPLGRFQLQQQRLELKRWIPTFLSSHKTLFVLLWIAAFGSVFFWQWNIGGSGFSIFAKVGPGRPMPKMRPFAFNLTDFGGVGDGVADETAAFERAILAISKFGKRGGAQLNVPPGKWLTAPFNLTSHMTLFLAEDAEILGIQDEKRWALMPPLPSYGYGREHNGSRYGSLIHGQNLRDLVITGHNGTINGQGQSWWKKYRQKLLNHSRGPLVQIMWSSDIVISDITLRDSPFWTFHPYDCKNVTVRNVTILAPIFEAPNTDGIDPDSCEDMVIEDCYISVGDDAVAIKSGWDQYGIAYGRPSRNILIRNLIVRSMVSAGISIGSEMSGGVSNVTVENAVVWSSRRAVRIKTAVGRGGYVRDITYRNLTFDNARVGIVIKTDYNEHPDDDFDRKALPIIRDISFTEIHGHGVRVPVRIHGSEDIPIRNVTFRDISIGITYKKKHIFQCAFVEGRVIGTIFPAPCENLDRYDEEERLVKLSAAQNVTDIDYDI, translated from the exons ATGGTGGAGACATTGCCGCTTGGGCGGTTTCAGTTGCAACAACAAAGGCTGGAACTTAAGAGATGGATTCCGACGTTTCTTTCTTCGCATAAAACGCTCTTTGTTCTCCTCTGGATCGCAGCTTTCGGTTCGGTTTTTTTCTGGCAATGGAATATCGGTGGGAGTGGGTTTTCGATATTCGCCAAAGTTGGACCGGGTCGGCCTATGCCCAAGATGCGGCCTTTCGCGTTTAATTTGACTGATTTCGGTGGCGTCGGGGATGGGGTCGCCGATGAAACGGCGGCGTTTGAGAGGGCTATCTTGGCAATTTCCAAGTTTGGGAAGAGAGGTGGTGCGCAGCTCAATGTGCCGCCTGGGAAGTGGCTTACGGCACCGTTTAATCTTACTAGTCATATGACTTTGTTTCTAGCTGAAGATGCTGAGATTCTTGGAATCCAG GACGAGAAGCGGTGGGCTTTAATGCCTCCATTGCCTTCATATGGGTACGGAAGAGAGCATAATGGATCTCGGTATGGGAGTTTAATCCACGGCCAAAACCTCAGAGATCTCGTTATAACTG GACATAATGGCACCATAAATGGACAGGGTCAATCATGGTGGAAGAAGTATCGTCAAAAGCTACTCAACCACAGCAGGGGTCCACTTGTGCAGATAATGTGGTCTAGTGACATTGTAATCTCTGATATAACCTTACGCGATTCTCCCTTTTGGACTTTTCATCCATATGACTGCAAGAATGTAACAGTGAGGAATGTTACTATCCTGGCTCCCATATTTGAAGCCCCAAATACTGATGGAATTGATCCTG ATTCATGTGAAGATATGGTAATAGAGGATTGCTACATAAGTGTTGGTGATGATGCAGTTGCAATAAAGAGTGGCTGGGATCAATATGGCATAGCTTATGGACGACCCTCGAGAAACATTCTTATCCGAAACCTCATTGTCCGCTCCATGGTCAG TGCCGGCATATCAATAGGCAGTGAGATGTCTGGTGGGGTATCTAATGTGACTGTGGAGAACGCCGTTGTCTGGAGTTCTAGGCGTGCAGTTCGAATCAAGACTGCTGTTGGAAGAGGTGGTTATGTAAGAGATATAACCTATCGAAATCTTACATTTGATAATGCCCGAGTTGGAATTGTCATCAAGACAGACTACAATGAGCACCCTGACGATGACTTTGACCGAAAAGCCCTCCCAATAATAAGGGACATAAGCTTCACCGAGATACATGGTCACGGAGTTCGTGTACCTGTTAGAATACACGGCAGCGAAGATATTCCCATCAGAAACGTGACGTTTAGAGATATATCTATTGGGATAACATATAAGAAGAAGCATATATTCCAGTGTGCCTTCGTTGAAGGCCGTGTAATAGGGACCATCTTCCCTGCTCCTTGTGAAAACCTTGATAGATACGATGAGGAAGAAAGACTAGTAAAGCTTTCTGCGGCCCAGAATGTAACAGATATAGattatgacatatga